One Melospiza melodia melodia isolate bMelMel2 chromosome 1, bMelMel2.pri, whole genome shotgun sequence genomic window carries:
- the DCLK3 gene encoding serine/threonine-protein kinase DCLK3: MPAAAPPPLHPAAGACCHCQGRQGLLDHSPRNAGSKVKERKLHGTCPPVGRGNYEKPCLGESSHRSSFFSPHNGFHTIHSEHSPVKPRIITVVKPGGRTLRRITLLLNRRSVQTFEQLMADISEALGFPRWKNDRVRKLYNLRGREIRSVSEFFREGDAFIAMGKEPLTLKDLEVVLQELYPENPYAASAAIQTNEEQSQKLKSRLYDKASKVDSGFDETEMTKNCSDGLSSQLVAGPEGKSQTKTKQEEKMRTKKKWTRESWGGEHGAKPSRKTRESERYLKHERSSEEGLEDSSEEVLRCEKCEQERQAREMLRRERQAEASFENRDLNTGVCQRYHVERNTKVRNSRKSPETCLEGEEVGWKDNGSRRMWKPLQRIVSEGLEKQKRNVEKERDVEKHENHGKEVVKIRKNAVEGLQLSHEVKEDNGWLKKDALKDAEKMSKTHREGREGQRAKEEAARREGNGTCRDSDMTRREKTGERRVSKEDNKTQGLESTSRRHAIKSRTDVEKHYEIGRTIGDGNFAVVKECRHCDSNQIYAMKIVDKSKLMGKEDMMESEILIIRSLSHPNIVSLIEVYETEAEIYLILEYVPGGDLFDAIIESVKFTEHDAAVMITDLCEALVYIHSKNIVHRDLKPENLLVQHNADKSTTLKLADFGLAKQVTKPIFTVCGTPTYVAPEILAEKGYGLEVDMWAAGVILYILLCGFPPFRSQDRDQEELFQIIQLGHYEFLSPYWDNISAAAKDLITRLLIVDPQKRYTARQVLQHPWIRTAGKTNSRNLQREVTINIERHFRAQRRKEVVDEGT; encoded by the exons GACGCCAAGGCTTGTTGGACCATTCGCCACGCAACGCAGGTTCAAAAGTAAAAGAGAGGAAGCTGCATGGGACTTGTCCTCCTGTTGGTCGTGGAAACTATgaaaaaccatgtttgggtgaaAGCAGCCACAGGTCCTCATTTTTCAGCCCCCACAATGGTTTTCACACGATACATTCAGAGCACAGTCCTGTGAAGCCAAGGATAATTACAGTGGTGAAACCCGGGGGGCGCACGCTCCGGAGGATAACCTTGCTTCTCAACAGGAGATCAGTGCAGACCTTTGAGCAGCTGATGGCTGACATTTCAGAAGCTCTGGGATTTCCTCGCTGGAAGAACGACCGTGTGAGAAAGCTGTACAATCTGAGAGGCAGAGAGATCCGAAGCGTTTCTGAGTTCTTCCGGGAAGGCGATGCGTTCATAGCTATGGGGAAGGAGCCCCTCACTTTGAAGGACCTGGAGGTGGTGTTACAAGAACTTTATCCTGAAAATCCTtatgctgccagtgctgccattCAGACAAATGAGGAGCAGTCCCAAAAACTGAAGAGCAGGCTGTATGACAAGGCCTCAAAAGTAGACAGTGGCTTTGATGAGACAGAAATGACCAAGAATTGCAGTGATGGCTTGTCTTCTCAGCTGGTAGCTGGACCTGAAGGAAAAAGTCAAACCAAgacaaagcaagaggaaaaaatGAGAACCAAAAAAAAGTGGACTAGAGAGAGCTGGGGTGGTGAGCATGGAGCGAAGCCTTCTAGGAAAACACGGGAAAGTGAAAGGTACCTTAAGCATGAGAGGAGTTCTGAGGAAGGCTTAGAAGACAGTtctgaggaggtgctgaggtgtGAGAAGTGTGAACAGGAAAGGCAGGCCAGAGAAATGTTACGGAGGGAAAGGCAGGCTGAGGCCTCGTTTGAGAATAGAGACTTGAACACAGGCGTGTGTCAGAGGTACCACGTGGAAAGAAATACAAAAGTCAGGAACAGCCGAAAGTCTCCCGAAACCTGTCTGGAGGGTGAGGAAGTTGGCTGGAAAGATAATGGCAGTAGGAGGATGTGGAAGCCTCTACAAAGGATTGTCAGTGAAGGGCTGGAGAAACAAAAAAGGAACGTTGAGAAAGAAAGGGATGTCGAGAAGCATGAAAACCATGGGAAGGAAGTAGTAAAAATCAGGAAGAATGCTGTAGAAGGGCTCCAGCTATCTCATGAGGTGAAGGAAGATAATGGTTGGCTAAAGAAAGACGCTctgaaagatgctgagaaaatgtCTAAAACACATAGAGAGGGCAGAGAGGGACAAAGGGCTAAAGAGGAAGCTGCCAGAAGAGAGGGGAATGGCACATGTAGAGACAGTGACATGACTCGACGAGAAAAGACAGGGGAGCGCAGGGTGAGTAAGGAGGACAACAAAACTCAGGGATTGGAAAGCACAAGCCGGAGGCACGCCATTAAAAGCAGAACAGATGTGGAAAAGCACTATGAGATTGGCAGAACTATTGGGGATGGGAACTTTGCAGTGGTGAAGGAATGCCGCCACTGTGATTCCAATCAGATCTATGCAATGAAAATTGTTGATAAATCCAAGCTGATGGGGAAGGAGGACATGATGGAAAGCGAAATCCTCATTATTCGGAGTCTCTCTCATCCCAATATAGTCAGCTTAATTGAGGTGTATGAGACAGAAGCTGAGATCTACTTAATCTTAGAGTATGTCCCAGGAGGGGACTTATTTGATGCAATCATAGAAAGTGTGAAGTTCACAGAGCATGATGCTGCTGTCATGATCACTGACCTGTGTGAAGCCCTGGTTTATATTCACAGCAAGAACATTGTCCACAGGGACCTCAAACCAGAGAATCTCTTG gttcagcacaatgcagataAATCTACTACACTGAAACTGGCAGATTTCGGCCTTGCTAAGCAGGTTACAAAACCCATATTTACTGTCTGTGGAACACCAACGTATGTTGCTCCTGAAATACTTGCTGAGAAGG GCTATGGCCTCGAAGTAGACATGTGGGCAGCTGGTGTGATCCTTTACATCCTGCTCTGCGGTTTTCCCCCCTTCCGCAGTCAGGACCGTGACCAAGAGGAGCTGTTTCAGATCATACAGCTGGGTCACTACGAGTTCCTGTCCCCTTACTGGGACAATATTTCTGCAG CAGCAAAAGACCTCATCACCAGGCTGTTGATAGTGGATCCCCAGAAGCGCTACACAGCACGTCAGGTACTTCAGCACCCCTGGATCAGGACAGCCGGGAAAACCAACAGCAGGAATCTGCAGAGGGAGGTGACAATCAACATCGAGCGCCATTTCCGGGCCCAGCGCCGAAAGGAAGTTGTTGATGAGGGCACATGA